The Gavia stellata isolate bGavSte3 chromosome 30, bGavSte3.hap2, whole genome shotgun sequence nucleotide sequence ACCACATGCTTTGTTGAGGTCCTTCCTTTGCCCTCACCTGGGGTGAGGTCCAGTTTGATGTGCTCTGTGAACACTGGGGAACAGAGCTGCATCccctcaggctgctggggaAAGCTTGCGTCACAGCCCGTGAGATTGAGCCCTTCTCCCCGTGCAGGaaccagaggaaaagaaaattgctctggagctgctggagacagagcAGGCTTATGTCAACCGCCTCCACCTTCTCGACCAGGTaagctggggagcagaggggaccACACAAGTCTGGGAAGCGATAGCCCTGCTGCCATCTGcccccaccagcacagctcagccACTCCATGCTGACAAACCAGGCAGGACCACAGCGTGGCTCCACACTTGCCGATTTTCCTGTGCTCCTTGGCCTGGACTTGGACCCTGTGGCAGTGCCTGGGCTCAGTTCAGGGTACGCACAGGCCAGGGACTGTTCCCTGGAGGTTTTGGAGAGAATGAAGCTGTACGGATGAGAGCCATGCTGGGCTGTTGGTCTTCACAGCCAGAGAATGGGTCTGGCCTTTGTCTTTCTTATACACCACACCACCAGGGAACACTTTTGTCCCAGCAAAGCCTTCCAtcccttctgcttctctcttggGGCCTGGGATTTCCCTCCTGCCCAGTCAGGCCTTTTCGCTGGGTGATGTGCCAGTCTCAGGGAACGAATGGGGTCCTCAAGCCTCTTCCTGACCCTTTTTATTCAcccccttctttcttccagatATTCTATACAGAGCTGATGAAAGAAGCCAAAAATGGGAAGACAGTCCCAGAGGAGGTGGTGAAAATGATTTTTTCTAACATCTCCTCCATCTACCAGTTCCACGCCAGGTTCTTCCTGCCAGAGCTGCAGAAGCGCATGGAGGATTGGtgagctgcaggaggggatggcAGGACGCCTGGGTTGCTTTGCCAGAATGGGGGAGCAGTGATGAATTTGGTCTCCCACCAGGACCAGAGCTCAGCCTGTTCTGCTCCAAATGTCTTTGTGCTGGAAAGCACTTCCTTAAAACACTCCAGCCCAGATCAGGGTATTTCTGAAAAGGGGGGTGACATCTCAGGTGGTTTAGGGGTGTGCCCAGGCATGAACAGCCCGGGATGGCTGCAAGCTGGGAACATTACCGTTCTAGAGAACAGGAAGTTGTACGGGGACGTAGCAGGTCACAGCGGTAAAAACCTCTGTCCTCCACTGTTCACAAGCCACCCCTTCGCTTTATCCTTCACTGTCCGTCTGCCCCGCTGGACTGAGGAAGCTGCTGGTCTGCGGTTCAATCCCACAGGAGCTGCAACCCACGGATTGGGGATGTGATCCAGAAGCTTGCACCGTTCCTCAAGATGTATGGCGAATATGTAAAGAACTTTGACAAGGCTGTGGAGCTCATCACCATCTGGTCAGAGAAATCCCCGCCCTTCCAGGAGCTCATTGCTGACATCCAGGTAATGGGCCACAGCAGGGTGGGGGACCGCAGCAGTGCTCCCCAAAACCTCCCTGTAAGGGGGAAGCAGCGGAGGGTGGGAGCTGCCTTGGTCACTGTTTCTCTCCCCGTGTGCGGTGTCTCTCCCCAGAAGAGGAAGGTCTGCGCTAACCTAACGCTGCAGCACCACATGCTGGAACCTGTGCAGAGGATCCCGCGCTACGAACTCCTCCTGAAAGATTATGTCCAAAAACTATCGCCTGAGTCCCCAGACCGGGATGATGCAGAGAGTAAGGGCTCCGTCTGGCTCTCCCCACTGTGGGGAGTGGCAGGGTGGGTTTGCAGGGGAAATAACAACCCCTGATGTTGTACACAGGCAGCAGGATACCTGGGTTGTCTCACCAGCTGCCCTGTGCCCCTGGATAAACCTCTCAGTCTGACCCTTTTCTAGCAGGGAGAGGGATTAATCTGCCCTTTCAGGGTCTATGGAGGTCAGCGGGGAAGGTGGGTGGTGTTTCAGGATAAGGATGGTCCCTGCAGAGCATCCCCCAGGGAGACCTGCAGTGACCGGGAGAGCTATCAGACCCCTATGGATCAGAGCAGCTCCCAGTCCTGCTGGGATGGAGTGATAAACGAGCGGGCTGTCTGTCCCCCCCGGACCCGACCACGCCACACTGCACAGTCCGACCGGACCCAGCACAGCGTTCAGGGCCATTCAGGTTCTGTCCAGGGGAGGGCAGCAGCCGCCACACGCGTGTTTCCCCCGTGAGGGAGAGACCCAGGGGTTTTCTCCCACAGCTCCCTAGCAAGTGTTTAACCTCCACCCTTTTCTTCTCGTTGCAGAGGCCCTGGAGATGATTTTCTTGGTGGCCAAGCACTCAAACGCAGCTATCGCTGAGATGGTGAGTGCCTGTCCCAGCTGGCAGTGCTTTGCGGCTCACAGCACAGTGATTTGCCAGATTTCCTCATGGCCTCATTGCTGTGTGACTCAGTGGAGCACAGCCCTTCCCTGAACCGGACAGGAGCACTGTGGGTTCAGCAGAGGAGGTTAGACCCTGCTCTTGATGCCTGACCCCGTCACCCTGAGCCTGGGGAAGTCATGTCTGCAAGATCAGCCGTGAAGTGATCGGCTGTTCgaggctgggagctgctctcAAAGATCAGTCTGGGGTGGGCATGGAGGGGACCCAGGGGTGACAAGGTTGTGGTTGCTCAGCTCCCCACAGAAACAggtccctctgcctcccccaggAACGGCTGCAGAACCTCTGGACGGTCTATCAGCGTCTGGGCCTCGAGGACGACATTGTGGATCCCTCCAACGAGCTGATCAAGGAGGGGCCGATCCAAAAAATCTCCACCCGCAACAACAGCACATCGGAGAAGTACCTGTTCCTGGTGGGAGCTGGGATGCCCAGCGGAAGGGGCAGGGAGCAGATAGGATAGGAATGAGGAGAGGGGCAGCACAGCCTGGCCGGGGTGTTGCTGGGTCATCTCTACACAGAGGGGATGACTTCAGAGCTGAGGGCTTGAGCCCCCCGTGCAGGGCACCCTGTACAGGACGTGGTTGGGAACCTGTTCATCCCCTGGGCACAGCAGCCCTTGGGGGATGTCACACTCCCAGAGCGCTTCACCTTTTCAGAGTGGGACAGAGCTGGGGCAGAAGCAGCCACTTTTTAGGCTGGGTTCTTCCCAAGGaccagctcagccccaggggGATGAAGGACCCTAGATGCCAGGGAAGCCCCCAGCTCTgagcaggtgggtgctgggctccAACCAagcctttccttctccccactgCCCAGTTCAACAACATGCTGCTCTACTGCGTGCCCAAGGTCATCCAGGTGGGCGCCGAGTTCCAGGTCCACCTCCGCATCGACGTGGACGGCATGAAGGTCAGACAGGCACCTTGTCTTTGTGCTTCCCCTGGCTCCTCCAAAATGCACCCCACTCTGGGGTGTAATGTGGCTGCTGGCCTGCACCTCCttggaaaggagggaggagctggagccagGGGTGGCTTTGTGGGTGACGAGAAATGATTGATAGGCTCTGATCCTGTGAAATAGCAGTGAAATCTTGTGCATGTAGAATTTGAGGGGCTGAAGGGATTGAGGGAAGTCCCTGTCCCCCACATCATAGGTCCCTGTGTGCTGGATGTGGGTTCAGCTGCTCCACGtcttttctttggtctctctcAGGTGCGAGAGCTGAACGACACGCAGTTCCCTCACACCTTCCTGGTCTCGGGAAAGCAGCGGACGCTGGAGCTGCGAGCCAGGTAAGGGGAAGGGTGACGGTCCTGCAGACCCTCGGGGAGGAGGGACAATGGCTTATCCATCTCCCTTTTTGTATCCAGGTCTGGGGAGGAGATGAATGCCTGGATCAAGGTACCACTGAGTGCTGGGAGAGGCGGCACATCTCCCTCGCCCCAGCTGGATGCCCTGTGTCAGGGCATTCCTCCCGActgcccctccagccctgccttcccctctAGGCCTTCCAAGATGCCATTGacaggaaggagaagaggagtgAGACCTTTAAGACAGCAGTACATGGGCTGGAGACAGGCACCCCTGCATTGAAGGTaaccctcctgccctccccatgCCTTGCCTGCCTACAGCACCCGCCCTGCACAGAAGCTCAGGGAGATCCCACTttgctgtgcctcagtttccctagctaaacagagctggggaggcaggCTACGGACAGGGAGAAGGTCTGAGGAGGGAAAGGGTGAGAGCAGACCACAGCTAGCCAACCCCAGCCCCAGCAATGCTGTCTCCCACCCCCAGACGGAGGAGCTGGGCCGCCGAGCCCCACAGTGGGTGCGGGACAACCTGGTGACCATGTGCATGCGCTGCAAGGAGCCCTTCAACGCTATTATGCGCCGGCGACACCACTGTCGAGCTTGTGGATATGTGAGTCACCCCGTCCCcccctctttcctcccccttGGCCTGCTCACTCAGGTGGCCGCTGGGGCAGGAGCGCACCTCTCCTATGCCTTGTATCCCTTTCCCTGGGCtcggggctgctcctgcccctcaGCTCCTTATGGAGATGTCCCTGGGACCCCCCAACCCTGCCCCAATCCCACTGGTGTCCCTGTCTGGTGGTTGTAGGTGGTGTGCGCTCGCTGCTCTGACTACAAGGCCGAGCTGCAGTATGATGGGAACCGCCTGAACCGTGTGTGCCAGGAGTGTTATGTCTTCCTGACGGGCCACGTGGTGCTCGAGGACCGGGAGGGGAAGTACAAAGGCATCCTGGAGGTGAGCTCTGCCCGTCCTCCCCGTGCCCTGCTCCTCTGTCCCTCTTCCTCTGAGCTCTGCCACCctggtccccagccctgctgtcaCAGATTGGCCGtgtgcctgcagcaggaggggtgGGAGTCGCTCCCACAGCAGTCAGAGGGTGCTTGCTAATTGCGAGGCTGGTGGATGTGCTAAgccctctctctcctgctctgagCCTTGGGACCAGCCATCGGGGCTCTCTCCACCGCCGGATCTTAGCAGGACCCTCACATCCGGGATGGCCCCTCGCCTGCCCCTGCTTTGGGAGGTTttcaggagcaggcagggaatTCCCCAGGAAATGACCTTCACTCAGTGCCCTTTCTGCCTCCTGCACTGGGTATTTAGGGAtttgtttgctggtttttttggcagaaagGAGCCGCGGAGGTATCAGGCAGGAGTTTGCTCTGCAgttccctgcagctgctggacaAGAACGGTAAGGGAGGCACCCGGGGCTGGTTCGTGATCCCGCAGGATGATCCCCTCGTGCTGTACATCTACGCGGCCCCCCAGGTGAGGCCGGGCTTGGCTCCATCTGCAAGGGACAGCCCAGTGTGCCTGTCCCCTGCCTCCCACCGCTGTCTCCGCTCTTGGCAGGACGTCCGAGCCCACACCTCCATCCCGCTGCTGGGCTACCAGGTGAGGGACCTGCCCCAGGGCGACTCCCGCCACCTCTTCCAGCTGGCGCAGTCCCGGCAGGTCTACACCTTTGTGGCCGACACCGAGGAGCTGAAGCAGCGCTGGATGAGGGCCATGGCGCGCTCCGCTGCTGGGATCACGCACCCGGAGGAAGGCGAGGACGCAGACTCCTGCGACGAAGCAGAATGAGGCCATGCTcacctcctgggctgcatggTGGGTCAAACCTCCCCCTGCCACTCCTGCTTGCAGTCAGCCTCGGGCAGATCCTCAACCTCTCTGCGTTTCGGTTTCTCCTCATGAAAAGGGCAAGGCGGGGGCACGTTTGCCACCACACGGACAAGCCGgatcccccttcccctccctccttgcTCTCTGCACTGGACGGAGACGACGGAGGTACCCGAGCCGCGAGGTGGAGGGTGAGCCAGGGGGTTTTGGGGAGCCTGCGCCCCTGCAGCCGGCCTGGCCCCGGCCCGCTGTGCCGtgccgccggctgccgcccgaGGGCAGCAGTGCCTCAGCCTTGCTCCGAGCCTGGCCCCGGCGGTGGATGGTGCAGGGGTGATGCCCAGTTTTGTGAAAGCATCTGTGGAATTGGGACTGCTGTGATAAATCCTACCTGCAACCCTCATGTGCAGTCCAAGGAGCCTTTTTAGGGGGTGTATTTTCCAGAGTGCCTCGTGGGATTGTCACCAGGGTCCCACATCGCCTTCTCTGTAACTAGCCCCTGTCTGACACCCCCCAGAGACCCAGCTTGTAGCTCATCTTCACTCGGCTCAGGGACCCTAGCACTGGATTTACGATGtccctctcccagcctgtcACCATTCCTGGCATCACACTGCCGCAATCCCACAGTGTGGGGGTACCCCTTAACCACAGATACCCCCAGCCTGCATCCCCATGCcagcctgccctcctgcccatCCCAGACTTTCCCTGCACCCCATTCTGCCCACAAGCACCTTCCACCCTTGTACCTCTCTCGGTCACCCATTCCTGGGGGGAGAGATGCTCTGGGACATGGCCGGGTCCACACAGGCAGTGCTGCCATGGGGGTATTCCCCTCCCCATCATCAGCATAACGAGCACCCCTGATTGTTTCACCCAGCgctgcaggctgcagccccacgtttctctctctgcatccTCTTTAGCCCCCCAAAAATGTTGCCCAGACAGAAGTTGCTACGTCTGAGCCACGGGATGTGGGAGACCCAcgcagggagctgggggagccCGCTGTCCCCAGCAGGCCGGGAAGGCtgtccctggcaggcagggatTGCTGCCTGCACCCGGATcatgcagcagctccagctcagcAGCCAGAAGCACGGCAGCCTCGGGCTGGGCCCAGGGGTGTCACGGGCTAAACGGATCCATGGAGACGGGGAAGGGAAGCGAGTTGGAGCCAGATACTGCAAATGGGGACAACACTTGGGGAAAGGATGGGGAGCAAAGATGAACCACACCCATTGCCGCtctgaggggctgcggggagccaGGAGAAGCTGTGAGCGTCATCCTCCTTCCTCAGCCCATCCCAGGAAAGGGCAAACCGTGGTGGCTTTATCTCCTCCAACTTAAGAGATACCATCaaggaagggggagagaagaTAGATGTCGGGCGGAGGGCCCTGCCAAAGCAATTGCCCCTCAGGGTGCCACCCAACACGGGCCAAGCCCAGAAGCAAACAGGACGGGGGGTTTCCAGAGACACCCCAAAACTACCCTCACCTCCAACCACCACCTTGTGTGAAGGGGAAACCCTAGCACCCCTGGAAAAGCCGGGGAGcacagggtgctgctggggggaaAGAGCGAGCAAGGGAAAGCCCGCGGGGCTGGAAGGTTCTGCGTGATGGCCTTCCGCCTCGGCGTCACCCCTGTGTCAGCGAGGAACAAAACAAGCccggagcggggagctgccgtCAGCCCGCGGCTCATGAATGGGCCTAAGAATAGATTTCCTGTTTACCGAAGGAGAAATCGCTTCTGGGGCAGAGGGCACCTGGGTGCTATTTTTAccagctcctgcccaccccaCTCCTGGCCCCCAGCTGCCCTCAGGGACCACTGTCCGGCTGCAGCATCCATGTGTGCCGCAGGAaaggggctgccggggaagagaggctgCCAAGGGGTGGAGGGGGTGATGGGGCGCTGGGGCAGGTTACTGCCACGGCCTCGGCATTGCACCAGCCCCAAAGGCGGCTGGCTGGGAGACAGCATCACTCGGCTGCCCCGAGCATCCCCAAAATAGGCTGGTGAGAGACCCAGCTCACGGGGTGTCTTGTGATTCCCCCACTCTGCTTTCccaaaaaaagataattttgcaCCCAAGACGTGCAGCAAACGCACTGatgaatttttctcttcccGTGCTTTTTTGGTCCCTTGGCTGCGTCGCAGCGATGGTCAAGCGGAGCGGTTTGGCCTCTCGCCTCCCCGCGCAGAAAGCGAAACCCTGTGGAGAAGTCGCGCAGTTTCCTATTCTTGAGAATGAGGAAGGCTCGGAGGCCATTTACCGGAATcccccccgccgcagccctCCCCACAGCCTCTTCTTGTAAGCACTGACCAAAATACATTGTGAAACCCGCGCACCATGGCTACGCTGGGGGCCGGGCCACCCCTCATTGAGAAAACCCAGCCCGTGGCAAAGGACACCAGTGCAGCCGCCGCTTTGCAGAGGCTGAATTGTCCCATGCTTATCCCAGACCCTGGGTACCGCACCCCAATCCTCCCCGTGCTGAGGGAAATGGGGTGCAGAGAGGTTCAAGGGCACGGAGTGAGCGGAGAGGTGGGCGGTGGGGACGTGGAGAAGTGGGAGGGATGTTGCAGTCGCCCCTGCGCCCCGCGGCAGGGCTCTGTGCGGTGCAatcccccccagctccctgggaAAGGGCTCAGCATGTTGCGGGGCTGATTCCCCCACGTGCCCCCCAGGTGTGGGGTGGGATCGGGACCATATGGGCCCTATAAAACCCCACGCCCCcagcctgcagggctgctctctgcTTGTCCTGGGAGCCGCTCTGCGTGCTGGGGGCTTTTGGTCTATAGGGACGGGCCCTATAAGGGGTTTCTCTACAGGGCAGGCATTCCCCCTCTATAGGGACCGCTCTGTTGGGCATATTCTCTTGCGTGCTAATTGCAGGTCCCTATAGGGGCTGCACTCTGCTATGTGAGGTGGGGTTTTGTGCTCTATAGGGGCTGGTCTCCAGGGAGCTGCACCACTGGGGCAATAGCTGTTGCTCTTCAATGCCCGGGGTTGGGTTGTATAGGAGCTGACTCCATAGGGGCCAGCCATCTGCAGGGCGGGGGCTCCTGCTCTGTGGATGTGGGGCTCCACAGGTGCGCCATCCCCTATAGGGCCTGTGACCCACAGGGGCTCTGCTCAACGATGCTGAGCGTGCAGCCGCGGGGGGCCGTTCCGGCAGCATCGCCCTCGTCGCAGTGCCGCGGCGCTGGGCTGCGCAGGCCAGAGCTGCGGCAGCACGGCCTCTCCCCGCTGTGCAGCCTCCGCAGCCCACGGGGGCTTCCACCGCTCCCGCCGAGTGCTTTAAATAATAGATATGCCGAGGCCGAAGGCAGCCGCGTGGATCCCTGCCCCGGTGCATCCTTCCCGCCATGAccggggctgcagggacacatgGGACCCCCATCTCCCCTGAGGCTGAGGGTACCCCCTGGGTGGGGGGGTATAGGGACAGGAGATGATGCTAAATGATGCAAAATATCTGTGATGCCCCcccagaaaaaacccacagccaGGATTGTGCAACCTTAGGGCTGGGGTACCCCCATCCCGCTCTGCACCCCCCCAACCCCGCCCAGGGAGCAATGCAAAGCAGGAGGGAGACCCCAGGATCCATCCAGCTGCACCCCGCCTTTTCATTGCACTGGCGGGACCTCACTGCCAGGGTGTCCCCAGGCTTGCGGGTGctttggcgggggggggtgcAGCTTCCAGCTCCTTTTCGGGGGCCCCCACAGGCTGCTGGCAAAGGGTGTTTCGTGCAATTGAGAACCAGGTCGTGCATCTCGGCGTCTGGCGAGGCGGGAGGTGTTTCCCGGTGGCGCAGGAATTTGCTGTTTGCGCCTGTGTTGCAGGaggctgggggaaggaaaggggaggggggcgcTGGCAGttgttattatttaattttattttcctgcctcCATCCAGGAATCTCTGCAATGTGCCGGCTGCTCCCCGGGAGGCTGGGGCAGCCGTGAGTCACTGCTGCCGCTGGAACGTGACTcagtcctgctgctctccccggCAGGACATGACCAGACTGCCAAAGCC carries:
- the FGD2 gene encoding FYVE, RhoGEF and PH domain-containing protein 2 yields the protein MEGEANNQESVLNLVAMFEEQCKFAWRDKHAPHGQATPATSQPQQLPASPGSQGQSLSQMAARHKAEQENKEEEEQQGQRGLSFKCLRSFRHKISEDNWRRQQDPDLQPGSKEPEEKKIALELLETEQAYVNRLHLLDQIFYTELMKEAKNGKTVPEEVVKMIFSNISSIYQFHARFFLPELQKRMEDWSCNPRIGDVIQKLAPFLKMYGEYVKNFDKAVELITIWSEKSPPFQELIADIQKRKVCANLTLQHHMLEPVQRIPRYELLLKDYVQKLSPESPDRDDAEKALEMIFLVAKHSNAAIAEMERLQNLWTVYQRLGLEDDIVDPSNELIKEGPIQKISTRNNSTSEKYLFLFNNMLLYCVPKVIQVGAEFQVHLRIDVDGMKVRELNDTQFPHTFLVSGKQRTLELRARSGEEMNAWIKAFQDAIDRKEKRSETFKTAVHGLETGTPALKTEELGRRAPQWVRDNLVTMCMRCKEPFNAIMRRRHHCRACGYVVCARCSDYKAELQYDGNRLNRVCQECYVFLTGHVVLEDREGKYKGILEKGAAEVSGRSLLCSSLQLLDKNGKGGTRGWFVIPQDDPLVLYIYAAPQDVRAHTSIPLLGYQVRDLPQGDSRHLFQLAQSRQVYTFVADTEELKQRWMRAMARSAAGITHPEEGEDADSCDEAE